Proteins co-encoded in one Chrysemys picta bellii isolate R12L10 chromosome 13, ASM1138683v2, whole genome shotgun sequence genomic window:
- the LOC135975429 gene encoding olfactory receptor 4D2-like has product MEKKNLTNPVTEFVLLGLTQSPELQQFLYVAFFIIYMNTWLGNFIVITTVISDHRLHTPMYFLLANLAFLDLSDSSVNTPKLLSGLLSQHKTISFYECILQMFFFHFIAGAMGFCLVRMAIDRYVAIYKPLRYLTIMNQRVCVGIMVLAWLGGLAHSAVQIGLLLQLPFCGPNVLDNFYCDVPQVIKLACTDTQLAELQMIFNNGAVIIIIFIILLVSYTAILVKIRTHITDGKQKALSTCGAQIIVICLQFIPSIFIYARLFKNFTLNKVISVIYTAITPMLNPMIYTLRNAEMKKAIRRLMSRMLCSGKEINYVSIFQCPFVLKNRAGATIEEK; this is encoded by the coding sequence ATGGAGAAGAAGAATCTCACCAACCCAGTGACAGAATTTGTCCTCTTGGGCCTCACCCAGAGTCCTGAGCTGCAGCAATTCCTTTATGTGGCTTTCTTCATAATCTACATGAACACCTGGCTGGGAAACTTCATCGTCATCACCACTGTGATCAGTGACCACcggctccacacccccatgtacttcctgCTGGCCAACTTGGCTTTCCTAGACCTCAGCGACTCATCAGTCAATACTCCAAAATTGCTATCAGGTCTCCTCTCACAGCATAAAACCATTTCGTTCTATGAGTGCATTCTCCAGATGTTTTTCTTCCACTTCATTGCTGGTGCTATGGGGTTTTGCCTTGTGCGGATGGCAATTGATCGGTATGTGGCCATCTATAAACCACTGCGGTACTTGACTATCATGAACCAGCGTGTGTGcgtggggataatggtactggcATGGCTGGGTGGATTGGCCCACTCTGCTGTTCAGATTGGACTGCTCCTCCAGTTACCGTTCTGTGGGCCGAACGTCCTGGACAATTTTTACTGTGATGTCCCACAGGTCATCAAACTGGCCTGCACTGACACTCAGTTGGCTGAACTGCAGATGATCTTCAACAATGGAGCAGTGATTATAATAATATTCATCATTCTGCTTGTTTCTTACACCGCCATCTTAGTCAAGATCAGGACACACATCACGGATGGGAAGCAGAAAGCTCTGTCCACCTGTGGAGCCCAGATTATCGTGATATGTTTACAATTCATACCCAGCATCTTCATCTATGCTCGGCTCTTCAAGAACTTCACCCTGAATAAGGTGATCTCAGTCATTTACACTGCAATCACCCCAATGCTGAACCCGATGATCTACACGCTGAGAAATGCCGAGATGAAGAAGGCCATCAGGAGGCTGATGAGCAGAATGCTGTGCTCAGGGAAGGAGATAAATTATGTCTCTATCTTTCAATGTCCATTTGTGTTAAAaaacagggctggtgcaaccattgAGGAAAAGTAG